TTTAAAAACGAATTGACACTATCGACAACAGGCGTCTTACTTTGagctaaaaaattattttatttcttcataaCATGTTTTTATCAAAgcatacaaaaattcatttatttatatatgtatatatatgtataatattgtgcaattaatctatatttttaaaaacaataattacaggtatcaaaaaatgtaaataacgtCGAATTCACACTGATGtctgttttaaaattaaatctgtgattcgaaaaattatttttctatggTATTATTGACTTAAACATATAACGAGTAAATAATGACAACAGATATTTCAggattgttgtaatttttgtttctttacCTTGTACTTGGGTATAAACTTTTTAGGTCTTTTTTCACCAACCTTTTTTTCGAAGAGATctgtaacaaaaaaattaattaattatagtatgTTAAAGAATTatagcatattaaaaattgcaattaccTTCATCGGGTTCTTCGCCTACTTCTTCGCGATAATATTGTGCATCGTCATCTTCTTCTATTTTAGTTTCTTCGACAGATTCTTTCGCAATTTTTTGCATTAACAATtcgctttctttcttcttcttttccatTCCTTTCAAAGATTTTTCCTTGTGTTCTTGTTTCTGAAGTtcctttttcttcttattttcttCTTGTACCTTTTTCCGCTTTTCTTTCAACTTCTTCTTTTCTTCCCGTTTCTTcattattaataacttttctTCCTCTGATTTCTGAACGTACTTATGATAAAGTACTTCACCATCCAACAATCCATCTTCAACTTTTATtaactataaatattatttagaaaaattgtaattccaataattatttccaaatttcaataataaGATATTTCTAACCTCTAATGTTAATCTAGGACCTATTTCAGAAAGTCTAATTGCACTTTGACTATTCACATGATTACCACGCGATGATAACTTCTGTGGTAATGTAACGTGACTCGCAGGATCATCTTCGGCTTCACTTTCCGAAACTGTTCCTTTTGTCAAAAAGTCAGAAAAATCCTCGCATTTGGACAAATTTGGTACCTTAGCTTGAACTAATTTTTTTACACCTTTCGATAAACCGACAGGCACGACTCTAATAGCATAATGCCGTAAATCAATTGTTTCTGTTgttgaattataatttaaacataaacATCGACGAATAGTACTCAGGTTAACCTGGAAAgtgataaaaatattatcaCATAACATCAAATTACAACTTCAAAATACCATTGCTGAAaccatatttttaaacttacagAAGTCAAATTTATTGTAGGAAACATATTTTGAAACATAGAAGCAATAAGCTTTAATTGCATGCCTTCTccactaaaattatttaatactactAATGGTGAATTCTTAAACAATTCATCATATACCATTTGCTTTTTTAATGTAGATATTACATCTCTTGCTAAGGAGAAACTATGTATTTTAAAAGTAAGGGTTGGTCCCCTTGGTAACCtgttgtacaattattttttgagtattaaaaaatgttaattattaaaaacatgaTTAGTACAATTAAATTTAGTACCTGCAAAgtttaaaatacattccttgtTCCGTTCTTgtaaacatacacatatgtgtaacatggaGAATACTAGCTACAGACACAAAATCtttaagtgtatttttcttcctttcttttaaGGACACTGCAGTATATGGTTCCATTATTTTTCGAAAATCTTTAGTAAGTTCAACAATATGTTCACCAAGTAATCCACGGTGAACAACAAATGAATGAGGTGCATTAACTACATTTGGACTTTCTTCTAGATTAAGTTGTTTATTCCTTTTTACACAACGACCCTGTAAAATTGTTATGCAtaattattatctatattaaaAGTTGcctcaaatttattattataagtacTAATATAATAACAGTTCTGTTTATGTAAAATGAACCTTATCAAAActgtttaaatttatacaaaaatacttAATGATTATTGTGGTATTGacttaattataaaatgtttttccatttacaattaataaaaataattattatttgaaattaaagtgATTACCTTTTTATGGCGCCCCatgatttatatttgaatttaaggttaagtgaggttaggttcaaAATCACGTGTTTACCATGAACCTGAATATGAATTGTTGAGCTATTTTCTtacgtaaaattttcaaacaaagaaATTCCAACGTGATTTTGCTAAATATCTATATCAGTTTTATCTTTGTGTTGTGGCATGTGCAATTCCATTGGGTACATGCAACTTCCATTGGGTACGTGCTGTTTCTATAGGAACGTAGAATTTCTTGTTGGGCCCTGCACTTAATTACAACTAAAATGATCAAAAAAAAGAGCgaacaaaaaattgtatacaataCATTAATGGTTTAATTTTATAAAggagttttaaattataaaattacaaaggggataaataatatattatattgaaatttgatataaaatgtTGTATGCGAAATCAGTGAAAGTATGTACGCTCCTGTTTTGCACGTGGTACGCGAGACTTTTGTTGCACACGGAATTGAGGCGCAACATATAAAAGATGAGCATGACAGAAGATTCATCAATATCAAAAAGTGTAACTCATCTGACAAGTAATCATTGGATTCAAAGGCTTACAAAGAAAAATGGTGGGATCAAAGTGTGCAAACGGTAAGTGACAttgattttaagaaattatatgacgctgaaaaattttaaacgtaGATTTTCTTGGAactttatgttatatttttcatCGATATTTTGTTATTGTAGCTAACAGCCGAAACTGCTGCGACAATTGCGGCAATAAAAGCAACTGTTGTTGTGTTCCAAAATGCGAAGgtaatgattataaaaattatttacagtatTTTATTTCGAAACAGAAATCACATCAGGTCTTTTGTCTATGACAAGTAGTTTATTATCAGAAACGTATAAAAGTTGTTGattcaattttctttcataGGTAAATGTTGTTGCTCTGATGGACAATCTTGTTGCACAACTGACAAGCAACCTAACAACCCAACTGAGAAGCAATGCTGCTGCTCAGCTGATAAACAATGTTGTTGCTCAAGTGACAAGCAACCTAGCTGCCCAACTGGGAAGCAATGCTGCTGCTCAGCTGATAAACAATGTTGTTGCTCAAGTGACAAGCAACCTAACAGCCCAACTGAGAAACAATGCTGCTGTTCAGCTGATAAACAATGTTGTTGCACAACTGACAAGCAACCTAGCTGCCCAACAGGAAAGCAATGCTGCTGCTCAGCTGACAAGCAATCTTCTTATCCAACTGCAGGACAATGTTGTGAAACAAGCTGCAAATGTTAAACAGAAGATTATCCCATATTATTCTACACAGTATTATATCGAGAGCAGTTAATggaatattatattactatcaAATAAAAACTTAACGCAATTGAAATTTCTGTGTAATTCCTATTTTCATACATGCAAGTTTTAAACCATACACTTCCGAGTATGGAAGTCCACAGCTAGATGGCTCTAATGTTTCTTGACGCTTTTTCGCTTTtagcaaattaaaatattattctatatatataaataattttcctgcaatacaaaataaaagatcaTTAGATGTTTAAATATGGTAGAACAAATATTAGTACACTTGTGCATTATTCTTTGTTACGGGGCATGCGCAAATCAGTTGAGCTGATATGCGCACACGAGTCTCGCCTTCTCATAAGTGAGGTCTTCCGTGGTCGAGTTCAGAAGACAGTTTCTCATTACCCGATCATATACATCGTACAAAAATATATGAGGGGAAGAAGCGATAAATTAGGAGAAAATACTAATTGAAAAGTCACTGGATATATATACACGTTCaccatttcaaatattattcaaacCCCTACACGTTACCTTTAGTTACAGAagaaacattatttaaaaaacacATTTCTTCACAAcaggaattttatatttaaaattagtaattaaatAGAATTATAAGTAACTCAATATTATAtgataattgtaaaaattatgatTTCAAGAACTACTTATAAAATGTTTTAACGTAACTAAGCTATTTCATTTATCCTTTGCTACCCTTTTACTTATAAATGctctaaaaaaaataaaatctgcaaTTTCCATGAGATATTAAAGATTTATTCTATTTATGCAAGTAGGTAATTAAACATTCctacttatttctcttccaCGTTTTATTGTTTTTGTGTTGTTCAAATCCAAAGCCCATAGAAAGTACAATGAGAGATCATGAAACTGTCTGATTTCCCTTCTCACTCCATTATGAATCTCGGTAATGACTACAGTTGTTCACCGCGTGGAAGGATTCATTGTCTGGAAGCGCGGGAACTTCGGTGCGACTTGTTAAGCTAAGAAAACTGTTCTCACGGTGCAAAGTTCACGGCTAACGCGTCGATCTTTATCTATGTAGCCATGCCGTGGACCCCTTAAGTCGTTACGTGCTAAAATTACGTCGTCAATAACAAGGATGTAAAATCTTCGAAAATAATCTCGTTTCCACGACTTTGCTTTTCTTGAACCTGTAATTTTCTCAGTAAACAAATTTGATCACGAATCTTTTACTTATAAATACACATACTTATTGCTTCCcttaagaaatttatttgcaCTAAAATAAAAGTTAGCTGTAGTGGACGTCATTAACAAAAGTAACACCAAAATAAGCTTCTTTAATATCTAAAGGCATAGAGCGTAAAGATACTGGTGTCCATAGATATCTAGAAAACCAGAAGTTCAGTAATATACATCCATAcactgtttcatttttatagttATAGATTTTACCGTATATCTTCATTCAGTTacgttgaaattatattttacagtttGCTATGTTCTAATGCTTTatcaatacacatatgtatgtacattctTCCTCTCTTCGTTCCACATCCTTGATTCCGCACGTACTTTTAGTAACGAATGAAAACGCTAGACCGTGTTAAACGAATTTAACGACAATAATAGAATGCACGATCAATTATAGCAGTGTTTCAGTTATGTTACCAAATGCATGGACAGGAACGGCTGAAAGTCTTCGACGTAAAGGGACGACGGTTCTTTATCGTAGTTCCGGCATTATCCTTTGACAGTTACGCTTTGAGCACAGTGATTCGTCAACGACGACCGCGGATAATAGTCGCGGTACGCTGCACCGGCTGTGCCGAGGTAACGTCTGCCATATGCCAAGCTAGAAACCGGCCGTGATTTTTGCCGGCATCGCTGCCGTCAAGAAATCGAAAAACAGAAATAGAAGCCTGTTCTTCAACTATCTAACGAATAATCGAGTTATGTATTAGGCTGGCCAAAAAGTTATTGACCAGAAATTCCATTACAAATATTACGTTGTTTTCGTAAAGTACAAGGAGAATGATCAAGATCTTCGTTTAAGCATCATAATGATTTTTTGTCATAAGTGACTTAACACTTTCCTGCACAGAATAATGAGCTGCATGAAATGATGCATTAAGAAATATATGATTCCGTTTAATAAAAGGAACTTGATCTTTATTTTTCATCACCTTCATCAGACAATTTGCCTCCTGAAATTATATAACTTTTATTAAAACATGTTTCTGTATCATCAATGTTTTCAAAGATGTCTATGTGGGTTTAAATGGGTCTGAATACCTTTATAGCATTTAGAATAGATTTTATAAACAAGACTATTTAATCAGTGCCATAAATAAACAAGGGATAAGTAAACTTTTAAATACGTGAACTTAAACCTTTGGAcatgattttatttataattgagtAACTAAATAGTCGAATgaatttcaatataaataatctttattttcttcatttaaataatCCGTAGAAACTTAACATCCCAAATTAAAtagataagtaaataaataatatttttcagctACAGCTTCGCACATGTACGTTTCTTCGTACCATGCACTGTTGCCATCTGCCGGCGTTCTTTGGTCTTACAACTATAAATAGAGTGGAATTGTATGAAATACAAATAAAGAACATAAATTTCATACTTGACGCACTTACCATTTCGATTAATAAATGTTAAAGTATCGTAAAATGTACAGTACACATTTATTGTGTACTCTGTTCAGTTGTAAGTGCATTAGCACGAAGCGTGTTAGTAGTCGTATTTGAAGTGGATGATGAACAGGAACTGCAGCTACAACTGCAAGAGGAACTGAAACTGGAATTGGAACAACTGCTCGAGCTTGATTTGCTAGACAGATTTGCAACATGGAAGTTGATGTCCAAAAATTCGGTATTATTCGAAACAACAGTTTTGCCATATCCTTCGTCGCCCGATGACGAAGTTGTACTGCTGTCGCTAAGATTTCTTCTTTTGACACCAGGTGGAAGTTCCGGCTCGACTGGATCGTAACTAACAGTGGTCGTACCGTACATTTCacgaacaattttaatttcttgtaACTTCTTCTCTTGTAACGGTATTCGTTTCGTCTTTACCTTTCTTCTTTTCccgtttttcagtttttctttCAATAAATACTGAGCTCTAATTCGTTTTAAACGAGGCCTAATATAATCTTGACATACgtcgttttcttttttctcgtcGTCAGTACTAGAAGTTGAATAATCGACAGTTTTTTCTGTAGCGGATGTGTCGTCTTCGTTGGCTGgtacaatattttcttttaaatttaattcagcGTCTGACGTGGATAATTCAACTTCTAGAAAATTTGACGCGATGATTGCTAAGTTCTCGTCTACGCTTTTATCACAACCTGTTTCGTCTTCTATATTTTTACGAAAAGATGAATCGTGAAAATCAGAACCTTtgttacacaaatttttaacagcataattaaaataattaatacagtattgactttcattgttattgcaaaaGTCCATACTCGTGCCATAATACAATAGTGCCAGGATTTCCGAATTTTTATTAGTTCGTCCATTTTGTTCATTATCGATATGCTCGCAGTTTTCTTTTTCACTTTCTGATGACAATAATGAAGGAATCTCTACGTCGGATGTTGAATAGTTATCGTAGATTTTCtgtggaaaaatattttcatcaaattGTTAATCTTTTCAAGATCGTCAATTATGGCATACAGCAATTGACCGCCTTCACGTGTTTGACAGCGCATGTAGGtaacaaaaaaaatgaaagctcgCAAGCATTATAAAAGTAGTACTAATGAGTTCTTGTAAGAATCTGAATTGGCAGGAAACGATAAagcaaattaatttaaataaacaatgtACTTACAGATTTCCGATTGAAGCGTCGAAGTCGCACGTCTTTCGATACCGGTCGAAGCCACGTGCTGCTCTGTGTTCGTAAGTTAAAAAAATACGTTTGTCCCGGGAACCTTACGGATTCGCATTCGATCCAATTGTAGGTTTCTTGAAAGTTACCGAATTCATTTTTTGGGACTTCATTCTTATTTTCATTGACATTGTCACTTTCTGTAAATGATGATGTCTCACTCTGAGACTGAAAACTATACGAATCACACGAACTCATATTTCGGTAGAAAATAATACATAGCGTCATTACATGAAGTGTGTCAAACAAAGATAATCCATCACGTGTTCACAAAAGCATATTCGAATGAAAATCCGCGGGGCGCCCTCTCAACGAATCGCAAATAAGAAGGACAATCTATATAAACAAAACCGTAGCAGTGACCTTATCGACGCCGTGAGGACTAGACCGTTTTTGTTCGGATTAACGAGTGGGTCGTCGCGCAGTTTGAAAAGTAAACGGAATCGGTTTCGGAAAAGTGACGCGTTACATTAGTCGTGAAAGAGTTTCTTATGTCGAGCATGTATTTTTTGTGCATTGTGTTCTATCGTTTGTTGTTCGCGCCTATTGTTCCGTTTCCAATTTGTGCAAAGTGCATCGATGGAGCATGGACATTACCATACCTTGTTAATTTGGATTGCAAATCTCGGATTGTATTAAACGGACCGCCCGGAAGTTCAACGGGGAACAGCAAATAAACTGATACAGGTACGTGTGTTTATTGTTTTCACGATATTTCCGTTCGATTCTGTTCGTGGAAAAAACGAGCAAGATTCGAATCTTAGCGTGCTTGTTTGTGACAGTTGATTCGTTCGGCGTCAGAATGTTctagaaaatttttgaaatagaaAGGAATGATTTTTGCGTTATAAGAACGGGAAATTACTGAAACTGGTAATATTTTGGGTTAATTAAGGAATTCTTTAacgtatttaaacaaaattttactttgaatAGAGAATCGTAATGCGCAGGTGCGTAAAAGGGCGCCAAGTAGCTTGTGACATATTAACTACGTTATCGATATCGATCAACTATCGCGATCAAAAAATGTTTGACGATTAACCGAAAGAAATATTGATCATGTCTTGTATTTAATCATATCTATTTATGGCATATGAAGTATCAAATAGAACATTCGTAAACCCGAACGTTTCGACGGAGTGAAAAATCGATATATCGTTGTCGGAACTGATCCGTATCAATTTGATGTTTCGAGCAAGTCAGTGGAATGCGAGGTTACCATTCGTTGATTCAAGTACCGACGTGTAACTAATGCGTCGGAAGTGATTATCATAATTAGAAGATCGCGTTAACCATAATTTGTCTGCCAGAGTACGTTAAACATATACGCGTCTACGTTCGGAATTAATTCGAAAAGTAATAGAAGCGTGGCGTTACTGGTTAGCCGTTGCTTTGAATAGTGGCTTGTTTACAAACGAGCTGTCAGTGTTCGAATTCGACATCCGATCCGAGTTGATACGAAAATTCGAAGTATTTGCACGTAGCTGCTATAAGGCATCGTGAAACGGGCCACGAGGACGGGTCAGCCACGAATAAAAATTGCTGTTGAAAAaaggtatttttttttcttttgtctttTCCCGGAAGATACGTCGGCCGAATGCGTAATGTCGTTATACGCATGCGCCTCCGCAAACGTGCATGCTCGAAAGACTGACAAGGTGAATTACCTTGTAAATTCATTCGATTTTTTCCCATCCTTCGATTTCATTGTCGGTTCGTTCTTTATTCGCGGTGCAGCTGAAACGTTTTTTATGGGCCAATTGATGCTAGCTATTTTTTTCAATCTTACATTTACGTAACATTGGTAGACAGTTAATTAACCGTATGAACAGAGAAAAATTCTGACAGTTACCATTTCCGATTTTAGAGCAGATAATTATCGATAacaaataatgttaattaaaaatttttacgcGAAGTTCCCAAGATAGtatcgaattttttaatgtcgTAAGTTCTGGGAAAACAAGCAAACACGCTAAGAATATATTAATGAAATTCTTTGCAAATATAATGCACATACAATTAGCATAGAATGTGAACGCATCCAGTAATCAATTATGGTTTCTACTTTGAAGTTCATGAATTCGtctgatcgcaatcataaattatGATGCATTTTTGTTCctgtaaattaaaaagaaatcgtTAAAATCTTAAGGAAGATactatatgattaataacaatacCTTTACATCAGCGAATTTAAATACATTCATCCACTTTAACGGTTTGTTTTTAAAaagatgaattaaaaattgtttaatcacTTTTCATTTATCTTTCAAGAGGTTCTCGCTAATAACCTCGGAAGGAGAGTGCTCCAAGTGTAACAATGATATTTAAGTTAATTCGTGTGCTATAATAAATCTTGATGCTCTTAAGCGTGgttagcaatttagaaattaattacgAGTGCAGTGTTAATATTATTACGCTTAAAACTTCGGAAGTTATTAATCTTCAGTTATGTACGAATAGGTGCTAAGCGATGTCAATGACTTTGAAATATATTGTActctttatacagggtgtttcacaacccTGAAGATCTTGAAGGGTTTctgtaggtctctgaaatgaAGGGTagttaattctgaataagattttcctctgcaaaaatggggtttgaagcttcgtttctgaattattaagggaaaatatggaccaatcagagtgcAGGGATTTGGCGCGCTCAGCCGCTTGGCGGGAAActgtctcgcgtctgcgcatgcgtcagATTGGTtcactctgattggtccgcgttttttcttaataattcgaaaacgaagcttcaaatctcatttttgcaaagggaaattttattcagaattacgtcagctatcccccatttaaggaacctacactaattatgagacactCTATACACAACTACTGGTTAATTTTTAGaagctttaaaatattaaattctattaaaatattc
Above is a window of Megachile rotundata isolate GNS110a chromosome 1, iyMegRotu1, whole genome shotgun sequence DNA encoding:
- the ppan gene encoding brix domain-containing protein peter pan encodes the protein MGRHKKGRCVKRNKQLNLEESPNVVNAPHSFVVHRGLLGEHIVELTKDFRKIMEPYTAVSLKERKKNTLKDFVSVASILHVTHMCMFTRTEQGMYFKLCRLPRGPTLTFKIHSFSLARDVISTLKKQMVYDELFKNSPLVVLNNFSGEGMQLKLIASMFQNMFPTINLTSVNLSTIRRCLCLNYNSTTETIDLRHYAIRVVPVGLSKGVKKLVQAKVPNLSKCEDFSDFLTKGTVSESEAEDDPASHVTLPQKLSSRGNHVNSQSAIRLSEIGPRLTLELIKVEDGLLDGEVLYHKYVQKSEEEKLLIMKKREEKKKLKEKRKKVQEENKKKKELQKQEHKEKSLKGMEKKKKESELLMQKIAKESVEETKIEEDDDAQYYREEVGEEPDEDLFEKKVGEKRPKKFIPKYKVKKQKLQQS
- the LOC105663096 gene encoding uncharacterized protein LOC105663096 codes for the protein MVGSKCANANSRNCCDNCGNKSNCCCVPKCEGKCCCSDGQSCCTTDKQPNNPTEKQCCCSADKQCCCSSDKQPSCPTGKQCCCSADKQCCCSSDKQPNSPTEKQCCCSADKQCCCTTDKQPSCPTGKQCCCSADKQSSYPTAGQCCETSCKC
- the LOC105663088 gene encoding uncharacterized protein LOC105663088, which codes for MTLCIIFYRNMSSCDSYSFQSQSETSSFTESDNVNENKNEVPKNEFGNFQETYNWIECESVRFPGQTYFFNLRTQSSTWLRPVSKDVRLRRFNRKSKIYDNYSTSDVEIPSLLSSESEKENCEHIDNEQNGRTNKNSEILALLYYGTSMDFCNNNESQYCINYFNYAVKNLCNKGSDFHDSSFRKNIEDETGCDKSVDENLAIIASNFLEVELSTSDAELNLKENIVPANEDDTSATEKTVDYSTSSTDDEKKENDVCQDYIRPRLKRIRAQYLLKEKLKNGKRRKVKTKRIPLQEKKLQEIKIVREMYGTTTVSYDPVEPELPPGVKRRNLSDSSTTSSSGDEGYGKTVVSNNTEFLDINFHVANLSSKSSSSSCSNSSFSSSCSCSCSSCSSSTSNTTTNTLRANALTTEQSTQ